A stretch of the Poseidonibacter parvus genome encodes the following:
- a CDS encoding N-acetylmuramoyl-L-alanine amidase, whose translation MMKKLLLILTIFLNLEAIEIIKKPIVFDKMRMDLTKDYIKNHYGLSVDNINIIPKMIVIHHTAVNSLKRSFHRFNPSRLLIDRKDIAKASLLNVSAHFLVARDGTIYSLMNETHMARHVIGLNYSSIGIENVGGQKKSDTLTKEQLEANIKLVNYLKKKYKTIEYLIAHSEYLKFKTHELWLEKDNSYKTIKSDPHKKFMKALRKEIKGLKN comes from the coding sequence ATGATGAAAAAGTTATTACTTATTTTAACAATATTTTTAAACTTAGAAGCTATAGAAATAATAAAAAAACCAATTGTTTTTGATAAAATGAGAATGGATTTAACAAAAGATTATATAAAGAATCATTATGGTTTAAGTGTTGATAATATTAATATTATTCCGAAAATGATTGTAATTCATCATACGGCTGTAAATAGTCTAAAGAGATCTTTTCACAGATTTAATCCTTCAAGATTATTAATTGATAGAAAAGATATAGCAAAGGCTTCATTACTTAATGTATCTGCACATTTTCTAGTTGCTAGAGATGGTACTATTTATTCACTTATGAATGAAACTCACATGGCTAGACATGTTATTGGTTTAAATTATTCAAGTATAGGAATTGAAAATGTTGGAGGCCAAAAAAAGAGTGATACTTTAACAAAAGAACAGTTAGAAGCTAATATTAAGTTAGTAAATTATTTAAAGAAAAAATATAAAACAATTGAGTACTTAATCGCACATAGTGAATATCTAAAATTTAAGACTCATGAATTATGGTTAGAAAAAGACAATAGTTATAAAACTATTAAAAGTGACCCTCATAAAAAGTTTATGAAAGCATTGAGAAAAGAAATAAAAGGATTAAAAAACTAA
- a CDS encoding DUF6172 family protein, producing MKKTFKLNVENKHPDRQIEAIKHEIRKYIKREKNKPRPEGVDFWKFNCKFGKNEEEPKVIDFIDITKNIDEASNEKCETLYMEILSVAGIREPKVVSDETTETNEEDN from the coding sequence ATGAAGAAAACATTCAAATTAAACGTTGAAAACAAACACCCAGATAGACAAATAGAAGCTATCAAACATGAAATTAGAAAATACATTAAAAGAGAAAAAAATAAGCCAAGACCTGAAGGTGTTGATTTTTGGAAATTTAACTGTAAATTTGGAAAAAATGAAGAAGAACCAAAAGTAATTGATTTTATTGATATTACAAAAAATATAGATGAAGCTTCAAATGAAAAATGTGAAACTTTATATATGGAAATTTTAAGCGTTGCTGGTATTAGAGAGCCTAAAGTTGTAAGTGATGAAACTACTGAAACAAATGAAGAAGATAATTAA
- a CDS encoding disulfide oxidoreductase, with product MNSTSTYVFLSFITATIATLGSLFFSEVMEFIPCSMCWYQRIFMYPLVLIFLVNMLYPDDKIVKYAMPIVLVGLSFSIYHNLLMFEIIPESIVPCVQGVPCSTEYINWLGFITIPFLSLISYSIILILLLFIKKGISSNEK from the coding sequence TTGAATTCAACATCAACTTATGTTTTTTTATCGTTTATAACTGCTACTATTGCTACTTTAGGAAGTCTATTTTTTTCTGAAGTTATGGAGTTTATACCTTGTTCTATGTGCTGGTATCAAAGAATATTTATGTATCCATTGGTATTAATATTTTTAGTAAATATGTTATACCCAGATGATAAAATTGTAAAGTATGCAATGCCTATAGTATTAGTAGGTTTGTCTTTTTCTATTTATCATAATTTACTGATGTTTGAAATAATACCTGAAAGTATTGTTCCTTGTGTTCAAGGTGTTCCTTGTTCAACTGAATATATTAATTGGCTTGGTTTTATTACTATTCCTTTTCTTTCATTAATTTCCTATTCAATTATTTTAATCTTATTATTATTTATAAAAAAAGGAATTTCATCAAATGAAAAATAA
- the rraA gene encoding ribonuclease E activity regulator RraA, translated as MKNIHTADLCDENQDKEIKVLPTKFINYGGLKRFYGQIETIKLDKSNWRLLEMLRDEDGEGKIVVVDNAQEFFGVVGDRLMAFAAKNNWQAIILNGYVRDTDETKNINVGLFAIGTCPLRNFEKTSSSRGEEICFEGLTFNKGDYLYADNDGVIISKTKLI; from the coding sequence ATGAAAAATATACATACAGCAGATTTATGTGATGAAAATCAAGATAAAGAGATAAAAGTACTACCAACAAAATTTATAAATTATGGTGGTTTAAAAAGATTTTATGGACAAATTGAAACAATAAAACTAGATAAAAGTAATTGGCGTTTACTAGAAATGCTAAGAGATGAAGATGGAGAAGGAAAAATTGTAGTTGTAGATAATGCACAAGAATTTTTTGGAGTTGTAGGTGATAGATTAATGGCATTTGCAGCTAAAAACAATTGGCAAGCAATAATCTTAAATGGTTATGTAAGAGATACAGATGAAACTAAAAATATTAATGTAGGATTATTTGCAATTGGAACTTGTCCTTTAAGAAATTTTGAAAAAACATCTTCATCAAGAGGTGAAGAAATATGCTTTGAAGGTTTGACTTTTAATAAAGGAGATTACCTTTATGCGGATAATGATGGAGTTATTATTAGTAAAACTAAACTTATTTAG
- a CDS encoding methyltransferase domain-containing protein — protein MKKFTNESMYEIIHYFETSLKKYEIISIEVLNPDLGIDNYAGYTIDLDESYIYRSYKSWTDLAELMFCKMLTPIVLSENTICLKFRKLDLSSSFHNDLNDEENEKYGIKSDFSKINKNEEPAFVFPYTKALIHTKVYEKKQILNLGVNKADEFEIIKNIVYSEVFEKINFVGIDYSKSAINQAKQKFPNKNFEFYSHDINKLDDLNLKKSDLIISIGTLQSSSINFKLVFMSLIQDYLEDGGSIILGFPNCRWVEADMIYGAKNPTYTYSEQSLLYKDVYFCKKYLQQKKFKVTLTGKNYLFLTATCIKKKQK, from the coding sequence ATGAAAAAATTTACAAATGAATCTATGTATGAGATTATTCATTATTTTGAAACTTCATTAAAAAAATATGAAATAATAAGTATTGAAGTTTTAAATCCAGATTTAGGAATTGATAATTATGCAGGTTATACTATTGATTTAGATGAATCATATATCTATAGGTCATATAAATCATGGACCGATTTAGCTGAACTAATGTTTTGTAAAATGCTTACACCTATAGTTCTTTCAGAAAATACAATATGCTTAAAATTTAGGAAACTAGATCTTTCTAGCTCTTTTCATAATGATTTAAATGATGAAGAAAATGAAAAGTATGGAATAAAATCAGACTTTTCTAAAATAAATAAAAACGAAGAGCCAGCTTTTGTTTTTCCTTACACAAAAGCTTTAATACATACAAAAGTATATGAAAAAAAACAAATACTAAATCTTGGTGTTAATAAAGCAGATGAATTTGAAATCATAAAAAATATTGTTTATTCTGAAGTTTTTGAAAAGATTAATTTTGTTGGAATTGATTATTCAAAGAGTGCAATTAATCAAGCAAAACAAAAATTTCCAAATAAAAACTTTGAGTTTTATTCACATGATATAAATAAATTAGATGATTTAAATTTAAAGAAATCTGATTTAATTATTTCAATTGGAACACTACAATCAAGTAGTATTAACTTTAAATTAGTATTTATGTCTTTAATTCAAGATTACTTAGAAGATGGTGGAAGTATTATTCTTGGTTTCCCAAATTGTCGATGGGTTGAAGCTGATATGATTTATGGTGCAAAAAATCCTACTTATACATATTCTGAACAATCTTTGCTTTATAAAGATGTTTATTTTTGTAAAAAATATTTACAACAAAAAAAGTTTAAAGTTACGCTAACAGGTAAGAATTACCTCTTTTTAACTGCAACTTGCATTAAAAAGAAACAGAAATAA
- a CDS encoding ABC transporter permease: MKKLFKILLPTIFLLGLWQALIIIFDLPHYMLPQPKDVFLQLINQYDLLLEHTQTTLLEIILGIILGCFFGLSSAFALLYFKKIEKYLLPILVISQAIPVFAIAPLLVLWFGYGLASKIVMTVIIIYFPITSACYDGLKNTPKQWLDLAHTYKLTPLQTLFKVRFKASLPSLASGLKIAVCIAPIGAVIGEWVGSSKGLGYLMLHANARMQIDLMFSALFILIILTLSIYFLTDYLTKKFIPWASHLH; this comes from the coding sequence ATGAAAAAGCTTTTTAAAATATTACTTCCTACTATTTTTTTATTAGGACTTTGGCAAGCTCTTATTATAATTTTTGATTTACCTCATTATATGTTACCGCAACCAAAAGATGTATTTTTACAATTAATAAATCAATATGACTTACTTTTAGAACATACACAAACTACACTTTTAGAAATAATACTAGGAATAATCCTTGGATGTTTCTTTGGTCTAAGCTCTGCTTTTGCCCTACTATACTTTAAAAAAATTGAAAAATACTTACTTCCAATACTTGTAATTTCTCAAGCTATTCCTGTATTTGCAATAGCTCCACTTTTAGTTTTATGGTTTGGTTATGGCTTAGCTTCAAAAATAGTTATGACAGTTATTATTATATATTTTCCAATTACAAGTGCTTGTTATGATGGACTTAAAAACACACCAAAACAGTGGCTTGACTTAGCTCATACATATAAGCTAACACCTTTACAAACTTTGTTTAAAGTACGATTTAAAGCTAGTTTACCCTCATTAGCTTCAGGGCTTAAAATAGCAGTTTGTATAGCACCTATTGGAGCGGTTATTGGCGAATGGGTTGGTTCATCTAAAGGACTTGGATATTTAATGTTACATGCAAATGCACGAATGCAAATTGATTTAATGTTTTCTGCACTTTTTATATTAATAATACTTACTTTAAGTATCTATTTTCTAACAGATTATCTTACAAAGAAATTTATTCCATGGGCTAGTCATTTACATTAA
- the thiE gene encoding thiamine phosphate synthase, producing MFNVKEMLGVYFIAGTQDCLHLENSAQENLLYILEEALKNGITCFQFREKGKNCLQNEREIFELAKKAQTLCKRYNVPFFINDNIDLALKLKADGIHIGQDDKEVCEVVKQIQGKLLLGLSINNLEQALQAKDIEGIDYFGVGPIYKTNSKSDAKPSVGLDLIKDIRKQNIKKPLVAIGGIQEAHAKNILECGCNGLAIISAITKSKDMEKTIHNLKN from the coding sequence ATGTTTAATGTTAAAGAAATGCTTGGCGTTTATTTTATAGCAGGAACACAGGATTGTCTTCACTTAGAAAATTCTGCACAAGAAAATTTACTTTATATTTTAGAAGAAGCTTTAAAGAATGGTATTACTTGTTTTCAATTTAGAGAAAAAGGTAAAAACTGTTTACAAAATGAAAGAGAGATTTTTGAACTAGCTAAAAAAGCTCAAACTCTTTGTAAAAGATATAATGTACCTTTTTTTATAAATGATAATATAGACCTAGCTTTAAAATTAAAAGCTGACGGTATTCACATAGGTCAAGATGACAAAGAGGTATGTGAAGTTGTAAAACAAATACAAGGAAAACTTTTACTAGGACTTTCTATAAATAATTTAGAACAAGCACTTCAGGCTAAAGATATTGAAGGTATTGATTATTTTGGAGTAGGACCTATATATAAAACAAACTCTAAAAGCGATGCAAAACCAAGTGTTGGACTAGATTTAATCAAAGATATTAGAAAACAAAATATCAAAAAGCCTTTAGTTGCAATTGGAGGAATACAAGAAGCACATGCAAAGAATATTTTGGAATGTGGTTGTAATGGTCTTGCAATAATTTCTGCTATTACAAAATCAAAAGATATGGAAAAAACTATACATAATTTAAAAAACTAA
- a CDS encoding ABC transporter ATP-binding protein yields MNNNFIAQIQNLNLDFKGKSLFKNLNFNILENKNTALLGSSGVGKSTLLRCIANLERETITSGEITLKENTNIAWLSQENSLYPWLSILDNVQLFYHLKGCKTKKTLQKAKEILDQVNMSKHLDKKTYELSGGQKQRVALARTLMQDSNLILMDEPFSALDAITKIQLQDLTCDLLKDKTVVLVTHDPQEAIKLANHIYILENQPVSIKEVASLEGNLPHQLSNEKLWNLQEELISKLKESNL; encoded by the coding sequence ATGAATAATAATTTCATAGCCCAAATACAAAACCTAAACCTTGATTTCAAAGGTAAATCTCTATTTAAAAATCTTAACTTTAATATATTAGAAAATAAAAATACAGCTTTATTAGGAAGTTCAGGAGTTGGAAAATCAACACTTCTTAGATGTATTGCAAATCTTGAAAGAGAAACTATAACAAGTGGAGAAATTACACTTAAAGAAAATACAAATATAGCTTGGCTTAGTCAAGAAAATTCACTTTATCCATGGCTTAGTATTTTAGATAATGTACAACTTTTTTATCATTTAAAAGGATGTAAAACAAAAAAGACTCTACAAAAAGCAAAAGAGATTTTGGACCAAGTAAATATGTCTAAACATTTAGATAAAAAAACTTATGAACTTTCAGGTGGACAAAAACAAAGAGTAGCCTTAGCTAGAACACTTATGCAAGATTCAAATCTAATTTTAATGGATGAACCCTTTTCAGCTTTAGATGCAATTACAAAAATACAACTTCAAGATTTAACTTGCGATTTATTAAAAGATAAAACCGTTGTATTAGTAACACACGATCCACAAGAAGCAATAAAACTAGCAAATCATATTTATATTTTAGAAAATCAACCAGTAAGCATAAAAGAAGTGGCAAGTTTAGAAGGTAATTTACCTCATCAACTTTCAAATGAAAAGCTCTGGAATTTACAAGAAGAGTTAATCTCAAAATTAAAAGAAAGTAATCTATGA
- a CDS encoding NRAMP family divalent metal transporter, producing the protein MKEFLKNFGPGIIMASSAVGGSHIIASTQAGAYYGYQLALFIIVVNLLKYPFYRFAFDYSTIHNKTLLQGYSEKGNAYLWVFLVFNAFATVVNVAGGTLLSAVLLKMLIPLDLSLQVYSIFILLTYLFILYYKQYKALDSVSKIIMLFLSVVTIIALILAFTQTNMQAKVDFIEPNAFQIAAIPFLIALMGWMPSPMELSVSASIWVVEKNKLNPEYKRRRLIDFNSSYLITIVLALMFMSLGALVQYGQDITPLSGGKFINQFIDMYATSIGEWTRGFITFIAFICLYGTTIVAVDGYSRCNHQSIVLLKDKTAQVFSHKALQYSMLFTTSVAFIVIQFFSSSIGKMIPFAMTASFISAPVFAYLNYSLSKQYEKPTWLTLLALLGLIYLASMVVVYFIFF; encoded by the coding sequence GTGAAAGAATTTTTAAAGAATTTTGGGCCTGGGATTATTATGGCTTCGTCAGCTGTTGGGGGATCGCATATTATTGCTTCTACACAAGCGGGAGCTTATTATGGATATCAATTAGCTTTATTTATTATTGTAGTAAATTTATTAAAATACCCATTTTATAGATTTGCTTTTGATTATAGTACTATTCATAATAAAACTTTACTTCAAGGTTATAGTGAAAAAGGAAATGCTTATTTATGGGTTTTTCTAGTTTTTAATGCCTTTGCTACAGTTGTGAATGTTGCAGGTGGAACACTACTTAGTGCAGTTTTATTAAAAATGCTAATACCACTTGATTTATCACTGCAAGTTTATAGTATATTTATACTTCTTACATATTTGTTTATACTTTATTATAAACAATATAAAGCCTTAGATAGTGTTTCTAAAATCATTATGCTATTTTTAAGTGTAGTGACTATCATAGCTTTAATTTTAGCCTTTACTCAAACAAATATGCAAGCAAAAGTTGATTTTATAGAACCAAATGCATTTCAAATAGCAGCAATTCCTTTTTTAATAGCACTTATGGGTTGGATGCCCTCACCTATGGAGCTTAGTGTTTCTGCTTCTATTTGGGTTGTTGAGAAAAACAAATTAAATCCTGAGTATAAGAGAAGAAGACTGATTGATTTTAATAGCAGTTATTTAATAACTATTGTTTTAGCTTTGATGTTTATGTCTTTGGGTGCATTAGTTCAATATGGACAAGATATAACGCCATTAAGTGGTGGAAAGTTTATCAATCAATTTATTGATATGTATGCTACTAGTATTGGAGAGTGGACAAGAGGCTTTATTACTTTTATAGCTTTTATTTGTTTATATGGAACTACTATTGTTGCTGTTGATGGATATTCTAGATGTAATCATCAAAGTATTGTTTTATTAAAAGATAAAACTGCCCAAGTTTTTTCACATAAAGCCTTACAATACTCTATGCTTTTTACAACTAGTGTTGCATTTATTGTAATACAATTTTTCAGCAGTTCAATTGGGAAAATGATACCATTTGCAATGACAGCTTCATTTATTTCAGCACCTGTATTTGCATATTTAAATTATAGTTTATCAAAGCAGTATGAAAAACCTACTTGGCTTACACTATTAGCTCTTTTAGGTTTAATATACTTAGCTTCAATGGTAGTAGTTTATTTTATATTTTTTTAA
- a CDS encoding DsbA family protein has protein sequence MKNKKIVVISLLVLVIAFIAGTYLYKSNETKKVQNVTTSEDGAPYIRAHSPKFGDNKKNVVVVEFLDPECEACAAFHPIMKRMYKENYEDISLVIRYLPNHRNSRFVVKLLEASRLQNKYNEALDVVFSTQDKWANHNNPQPGLLWTYIAKIEGIDIKKVEEDVKNSNFDEMMDIDSNDGRTLGVRGTPTIFVNGKKLAVLSYSTLIELVESEIYK, from the coding sequence ATGAAAAATAAAAAAATTGTCGTAATCTCATTATTAGTTCTTGTAATCGCATTTATAGCAGGCACATATCTTTACAAAAGTAATGAAACAAAAAAAGTTCAAAATGTCACTACTAGTGAAGATGGAGCACCTTATATAAGAGCTCATTCTCCAAAGTTTGGAGATAATAAAAAGAATGTAGTTGTTGTGGAATTTTTAGATCCTGAATGTGAAGCTTGTGCAGCATTTCATCCAATTATGAAAAGAATGTATAAAGAAAACTACGAAGATATCTCTTTAGTTATTAGATATTTACCAAATCACAGAAACTCTAGATTTGTTGTAAAACTTCTTGAAGCATCAAGATTACAAAATAAATATAATGAAGCTTTAGATGTAGTTTTCTCTACACAAGATAAATGGGCAAATCATAACAATCCTCAACCTGGATTATTATGGACTTATATTGCTAAAATTGAAGGTATAGATATTAAAAAAGTTGAAGAAGACGTTAAAAATTCAAATTTTGATGAAATGATGGATATTGACTCTAATGATGGAAGAACTTTAGGTGTACGAGGAACTCCTACTATTTTTGTAAATGGAAAAAAATTAGCAGTATTATCTTATTCAACATTAATCGAATTAGTAGAATCAGAAATATACAAATAG
- the thiD gene encoding bifunctional hydroxymethylpyrimidine kinase/phosphomethylpyrimidine kinase, translating to MSKVAQALSIAGSDSGGGAGIQADLKTFQERGVFGTTAITAITAQNTTGVFDIHQIPLETIQSQLKAIADDFDIKAFKVGMLGSQEVITCVANCIKKYDFGYFVLDPVMISKGGVALLQENATKALKEELIPLCDIITPNLPEAKALTNIDINDKQSARKAALKLQEMGAKIVIIKGGHTDNSTSEICEDWVFTQDEEFTLSAVRFDTVQTHGTGCTFSACITAQLAKGNSIKESIVLAKDFISAAISNPLNIGSGHGPTNHWAYSLKDKNV from the coding sequence ATGAGTAAAGTAGCACAAGCTTTAAGTATAGCAGGTTCAGATAGTGGTGGTGGTGCTGGAATTCAAGCAGATTTAAAAACCTTTCAAGAAAGAGGTGTTTTTGGAACAACTGCAATTACAGCAATAACAGCTCAAAATACAACAGGTGTATTTGATATTCATCAAATTCCTTTAGAAACTATACAATCCCAACTAAAAGCAATTGCTGATGATTTTGATATTAAAGCTTTTAAAGTAGGAATGCTAGGAAGTCAAGAAGTTATAACTTGTGTTGCAAACTGTATTAAGAAGTATGACTTTGGATATTTTGTATTAGACCCAGTGATGATATCAAAAGGTGGAGTTGCACTTTTACAAGAAAATGCAACAAAAGCTTTAAAAGAAGAGTTGATTCCTCTTTGTGACATAATAACTCCAAATTTACCTGAAGCAAAAGCCTTAACAAATATTGATATAAACGACAAACAAAGTGCAAGAAAAGCCGCTTTAAAACTTCAAGAAATGGGAGCAAAAATAGTAATCATAAAAGGTGGACATACAGATAATAGCACAAGTGAAATTTGTGAAGATTGGGTATTTACGCAAGATGAAGAGTTTACGCTAAGCGCTGTAAGATTTGATACAGTTCAAACACATGGTACGGGTTGTACTTTTAGTGCTTGTATAACAGCACAACTTGCAAAGGGAAATAGTATTAAAGAAAGTATAGTCTTAGCAAAAGATTTTATAAGTGCAGCTATTAGTAATCCTTTAAATATAGGCTCAGGACATGGACCTACAAATCATTGGGCATACTCTTTAAAGGATAAAAATGTTTAA
- the tenA gene encoding thiaminase II: MTITQNLIKKSQPYWDDYIKHEFVQKLASGTLELKNFQHYLMQDYIYLFHYSRAFALAMYKSDTFEQMEFSRQALNSILDEIQLHISYCKEFGIDEKSIYEQKESTACIAYTRFVLDCGLNGDLTQLYAGLIPCFVGYAKVADYITSNNLSVQNNPYQSWIDMYSSKEYQEAAKEATSFFEKLCEDLSQKQMEKIEDIFTTATRMEISFWQMGLDLS; this comes from the coding sequence ATGACTATTACACAAAATCTTATCAAGAAATCTCAACCCTATTGGGATGATTATATTAAACATGAATTTGTTCAAAAATTAGCTTCTGGAACATTAGAGCTTAAAAACTTTCAACACTATTTAATGCAAGATTATATTTATTTATTTCATTATAGCCGTGCTTTTGCACTTGCTATGTATAAAAGTGATACTTTTGAACAAATGGAATTCTCAAGACAAGCTTTAAATTCAATACTAGATGAGATACAACTTCATATAAGTTATTGTAAGGAGTTTGGAATTGATGAAAAATCAATTTATGAACAAAAAGAATCAACGGCTTGTATAGCTTACACAAGGTTTGTACTAGATTGTGGATTAAATGGAGATTTAACACAACTTTATGCAGGTTTAATACCTTGTTTTGTAGGTTATGCAAAAGTAGCTGATTATATAACTTCTAACAATCTAAGTGTGCAAAATAATCCATATCAATCTTGGATAGATATGTACTCTTCAAAAGAGTATCAAGAAGCAGCAAAAGAAGCAACAAGTTTTTTTGAAAAACTGTGTGAAGATTTATCACAAAAACAAATGGAAAAAATAGAAGATATTTTTACAACAGCAACAAGAATGGAAATATCATTTTGGCAAATGGGTTTAGACCTATCATAA
- the thiM gene encoding hydroxyethylthiazole kinase, whose protein sequence is MQTDNIKRLRQNSPLIHNITNIVVANYVANGLLSMGCSPIMSNAIEEMDELPAICQALVINIGTLTSEQVKSMIKAGKSANKNNIPVVLDPVGVGATSFRKQTVQTLLKEIKFDLIRGNAGEIAHLAQVNWKAKGVDAGSGEANFSQIAKDVALKYDCIVSISGEIDYISDGLKVAKIDNGTTLFPKITGSGCLLSAVCGAFLTLGENSFELTVSACTSYAIAGQIVKEQLNDNQTGQFYIALLDSLAKLDDTTVEKYAKISFE, encoded by the coding sequence ATGCAAACAGATAATATAAAAAGATTAAGACAAAATAGTCCTTTAATACATAATATTACAAATATAGTTGTAGCAAATTATGTAGCAAATGGTTTATTAAGTATGGGTTGTTCACCTATTATGTCAAATGCAATTGAAGAAATGGACGAACTACCTGCTATTTGTCAAGCTTTAGTTATAAACATAGGAACACTTACATCAGAGCAAGTAAAGTCTATGATAAAAGCAGGGAAAAGTGCAAATAAAAACAATATACCAGTAGTCTTAGACCCAGTTGGTGTAGGAGCTACTTCTTTTAGAAAACAAACTGTACAGACTTTATTAAAAGAAATAAAGTTTGATTTAATAAGAGGAAATGCAGGAGAAATAGCACATCTTGCCCAAGTTAATTGGAAGGCAAAAGGCGTTGATGCAGGAAGTGGAGAAGCCAACTTTTCACAAATAGCAAAAGATGTAGCTTTAAAATATGATTGTATTGTCTCAATTAGTGGAGAGATTGATTATATAAGTGATGGACTTAAAGTAGCAAAAATAGATAATGGAACAACACTATTCCCAAAAATCACAGGTTCAGGATGTCTTTTAAGTGCAGTTTGTGGAGCATTTTTAACACTTGGAGAAAATAGTTTTGAACTAACTGTAAGTGCTTGTACTTCTTACGCAATTGCAGGACAAATTGTAAAAGAACAACTAAATGATAATCAAACAGGACAGTTTTATATAGCCTTACTTGATAGTCTAGCAAAATTAGATGATACCACAGTAGAAAAATACGCAAAAATAAGTTTTGAATAA
- a CDS encoding ABC transporter substrate-binding protein gives MKKIISKITLGLLLLSSSAFADKEKVSLLLDWFVNPDHAAIIIAQQEGFFEKNNLEVEIIEPADPSMPPKLVAAKKADLAVDYQPQLQMQVAQGLPLVRIATLVNSPLNSLVVLKDSGIKNIEDLKGKKVGYSVSGFETALLDSMLKSVNLSAKDVELINVNWSLSPSLMSKQVDAVIGAFRNFELNQLKIEKEEGVAFFPENYGVPKYDELVVVANKETVSQEKYKNFVKALQEATKYLKENPKKSWESFVSYKPKELNNKLNTLAWNDTIPYLAQNPAVFDKVVYKKMATFMKENKLIKTIPNLDDYAKELLK, from the coding sequence ATGAAAAAAATAATATCAAAAATAACACTAGGTTTATTACTATTAAGTTCAAGTGCATTTGCAGACAAAGAAAAAGTAAGTTTGCTTTTAGACTGGTTTGTAAATCCTGACCATGCAGCTATTATAATTGCACAACAAGAAGGTTTTTTTGAAAAGAATAATTTAGAAGTAGAAATTATTGAACCAGCTGATCCATCAATGCCACCAAAACTTGTAGCTGCAAAAAAAGCTGATTTAGCAGTTGATTACCAACCACAACTACAAATGCAAGTAGCACAAGGTTTACCATTAGTTAGAATTGCTACTCTTGTAAACTCACCTCTTAATAGCTTAGTTGTATTAAAAGACAGTGGTATAAAAAACATAGAAGATTTAAAAGGTAAGAAAGTAGGATACTCTGTAAGTGGATTTGAAACAGCACTTTTAGATTCTATGTTAAAATCTGTAAATTTATCAGCAAAAGATGTTGAACTTATAAATGTAAACTGGTCTTTATCTCCATCTTTAATGAGTAAACAAGTTGATGCAGTAATAGGTGCTTTTAGAAACTTTGAATTAAATCAATTAAAAATAGAAAAAGAAGAAGGAGTAGCATTTTTCCCTGAAAATTATGGTGTTCCAAAATATGATGAGCTTGTAGTTGTAGCAAATAAAGAAACTGTGTCGCAAGAAAAATATAAAAACTTTGTAAAAGCTTTACAAGAAGCTACAAAATACTTAAAAGAAAATCCTAAAAAATCTTGGGAATCATTTGTAAGTTATAAACCAAAAGAGTTAAATAATAAATTAAATACTCTTGCATGGAATGATACAATACCATATTTAGCACAAAATCCAGCTGTTTTCGATAAAGTTGTATATAAAAAAATGGCTACATTTATGAAAGAAAACAAGCTTATTAAAACTATTCCAAACTTAGATGATTACGCAAAAGAGTTATTAAAATAA